From Electrophorus electricus isolate fEleEle1 chromosome 8, fEleEle1.pri, whole genome shotgun sequence, the proteins below share one genomic window:
- the kcnk2b gene encoding potassium channel subfamily K member 2b, with protein sequence MAAPDLLDPKAAAHNSKPRLSFSAKPVVLSPPEDFEPRASVMRWKTVLTVFLLVVLYLIVGATVFKALEQPHESWQRVAILGQKLQFLTEHSCVNSSELEELVKQVTSAIRAGVNPSGNSSNQTSLWDLSSSFFFAGTVITTIGFGNISPHTEGGRIFCIVYALLGIPLFGFLLAGVGDQLGTIFGKCIARVEKMIVKWNVSQTKIRVISTVLFILLGCLLFVTLPAIIFKHIEGWSTLEAIYFVVITLTTIGFGDFVAGEGERRHHQESNGGSELEYLDYYKPVVWFWILVGLAYFAAVLSMIGDWFRVISKKTKEEVGEFRAHAAEWTANVSAEFKETRRRLSVDIYDKFQRAASIKRKLSAELGLNSAPDGPEVTPGRRTLSVNLGDARDAHGPFPLSRNGSLYLNGLSPEYADRRDVAVIEHLK encoded by the exons A tggccgCTCCCGACCTCCTGGATCCAAAAGCCGCCGCCCACAATTCCAAGCCCCGCCTGTCGTTCTCGGCCAAGCCGGTGGTGCTGAGCCCCCCGGAGGACTTCGAGCCGCGCGCCAGCGTCATGCGTTGGAAGACGGTGCTGACCGTCTTCTTGCTGGTGGTGCTCTACCTTATCGTGGGCGCCACCGTCTTCAAGGCCCTGGAGCAGCCGCACGAAAGCTGGCAGCGGGTGGCCATCCTCGGCCAGAAGCTGCAGTTCCTTACCGAGCACTCGTGCGTCAACTCCAGCgagctggaggagctggtgaAG CAAGTGACGTCAGCCATACGCGCCGGCGTCAACCCCTCGGGGAATTCATCCAATCAGACGAGCCTGTGGGACCTCAGCAGTTCCTTTTTCTTCGCTGGGACTGTTATCACCACAATAG GGTTCGGGAACATTTCCCCGCACACGGAAGGGGGCCGGATCTTCTGCATCGTCTACGCCCTGCTCGGCATCCCCCTGTTTGGCTTCCTGCTGGCCGGGGTGGGCGACCAGTTGGGCACCATTTTCGGCAAGTGCATCGCCAGGGTGGAGAAGATGATTGTG AAGTGGAACGTGAGTCAGACGAAGATCCGCGTCATCTCCACCGTGCTCTTCATCCTGCTCGGCTGCCTCCTCTTCGTCACTCTGCCGGCCATCATCTTCAAGCACATCGAGGGCTGGAGCACGCTGGAAGCCATCTATTTCGTCGTCATCACCCTAACGACCATCGGCTTCGGCGACTTCGTGGCGGGCGAGGGTGAACGACGTCACCATCAGGAGAGCAACG GCGGCTCCGAGCTGGAGTACCTGGACTACTATAAGCCCGTGGTGTGGTTCTGGATCCTGGTGGGCCTCGCCTACTTCGCTGCTGTGCTCAGCATGATTGGAGACTGGTTCCGGGTCATATCGAAGAAAACAAAGGAAGAG GTGGGCGAGTTCCGAGCCCACGCCGCCGAGTGGACCGCCAACGTTTCCGCCGAGTTCAAAGAGACGCGCCGGCGCCTGAGCGTGGACATCTACGACAAGTTCCAGCGCGCCGCCTCCATCAAGCGCAAGCTGTCGGCCGAGCTGGGCCTCAACAGCGCGCCCGACGGCCCAGAGGTGACGCCCGGCCGGCGCACACTCTCCGTCAACCTGGGTGACGCGCGGGACGCCCACGGCCCCTTCCCGCTGTCCCGCAACGGGAGCCTGTACCTGAACGGCCTCAGTCCCGAGTACGCCGACCGGCGGGACGTCGCTGTGATAGAACACCtgaagtga